The Papio anubis isolate 15944 chromosome 1, Panubis1.0, whole genome shotgun sequence genome window below encodes:
- the LOC103880230 gene encoding olfactory receptor 2W3 → MGGSNGSTQTHFILLGFSDRPHLERILFVVILIAYLLTLVGNTTIILVSRLDPHLCTPMYFFLTHLSFLDLSFTTSSIPQLLYNLNGRDKTISYMGCAIQLFLFLGLGGVECLLLAVMAYDRFVAICKPLHYMVIMNPRLCRGLASVAWGCGVANSLAMSPVTLRLPRCGRHKVDHFLCEMPALIRTACVSTVAVEGTVFVLAVGVVLSPLVFILLSYSYIVRAVLQIRSAPGRQKAVSTCGSHLTVVSLFYGNIIYMYMQPGASSSQDQGKFLTLFYNIVTPLLNPLIYTLRNREVKGALGRLLLGKRELGKE, encoded by the coding sequence ATGGGTGGATCCAATGGCAGCACCCAAACCCATTTCATCCTGCTGGGGTTCTCTGACCGACCCCATCTGGAGAGGATCCTCTTTGTGGTCATCCTGATCGCGTACCTCCTGACCCTCGTGGGCAACACCACCATCATCCTGGTGTCCCGGCTGGACCCCCACCTCTGCAcccccatgtacttcttcctcACCCACCTCTCCTTCCTGGACCTCAGTTTCACCACCAGCTCCATCCCCCAGCTGCTCTACAACCTTAATGGACGTGACAAGACCATCAGCTACATGGGCTGTGCCATCCAGCTCTTCCTGTTCCTGGGTCTGGGTGGTGTGGAGTGCCTGCTCCTGGCCGTCATGGCCTATGACCGGTTTGTGGCTATCTGCAAGCCCCTGCACTACATGGTGATCATGAACCCCAGGCTCTGCCGGGGCTTGGCGTCAGTGGCCTGGGGCTGTGGGGTGGCCAACTCCTTGGCCATGTCTCCTGTGACCCTGCGCTTACCCCGCTGTGGGCGCCACAAGGTGGACCACTTCCTGTGTGAGATGCCCGCCCTGATCCGGACGGCCTGCGTCAGCACTGTGGCCGTTGAAGGCACCGTGTTTGTCCTGGCGGTGGGTGTTGTGCTGTCCCCCTTGGTGTTTATCCTGCTCTCTTACAGCTACATTGTGAGGGCTGTGTTACAAATTCGGTCAGCACCAGGAAGGCAGAAGGCCGTCAGCACCTGCGGCTCCCATCTCACCGTGGTCTCCCTTTTCTATGGAAACATCATCTACATGTACATGCAACCAGGAGCCAGCTCCTCCCAGGACCAGGGCAAGTTCCTCACGCTCTTCTACAACATTGTCACCCCCCTCCTCAATCCTCTCATCTACACCCTCAGAAACAGAGAGGTGAAGGGGGCGCTGGGAAGGTTGCTTCTGGGGAAGAGAGAGCTAGGAAAGGAGTAA